The following DNA comes from Xyrauchen texanus isolate HMW12.3.18 chromosome 21, RBS_HiC_50CHRs, whole genome shotgun sequence.
catgttctatggcccctttgaccaagagattttgcagttctttccaaaGTACACATGCTTAtaaccggtttcacggtagtggagaccatGCCATTGAAACGCGGAGGTCGGCGAtctaattgaattctgtagcctttttctactgttcttagaacccacatagagaTGGGAATCAAttgtgacacttcctgttgaggggatgttgagtattccgtgtcctggactacagcaggaagcaacggaacacccataTTTTGCTGGAAatctctaactcccgaaacaccagaggcggtgggaatggagaggtttcgtggggtatcgggaaggtacaggtggatATTTCACGTGACCCGACCCGAGgtgggctacccccacaaggctgggcacaaaaccatcagggttttctcgtcttcgagatgactgtcctgaggtcttgcttagGGGGCTGCTGAGGGAGACGATGCATTTCGTCAATTTCGCCAAaattagtcaatttcattgatgtgttgcacacatattcacagctggtcactcctaaagacgtttccaaagcgctaaatcagcacagcgtcaaagtgtagctttttgatagggaacatggAGTAAAATTCAGCGGGAGCATTCAGGTGTGGGATAGAAACTTGTTGGAGCAGGCAGGATAGAAAAAACAGTCCCATGCAGACCTCTGTCTAACAATGGAGGATAAtagtctttgaagggaatagggccagcattgggaaggttacttttgaaatataatcCAATACAGATTAcataatgctgtaaaatgtcatttataattcattcattagattactcaaggtcagtaacgtatattaaatactttggattacttcttcagcactggtagattttttcacttgttttgacaataaaatctctgccagtacagtaagacaaaatgtacatgttaaaaatacattctctgaaaatcctaattattttatgcagtgttgtttctaaaacaagataaatcaaattgatcttgttataaggatttttagatatttttacaggaacacaatacaaaaattatcaagaatattatttttgccctaatatcaaaggtcttactagaaaaaagaaatgatggtccaatgtgaattttcttgttaaaatatatgatcgtgcctggtaacctgtgcatgtaaaatggctagaaatagtattttagcttagcataaagctgacaatttacacaaggtttatttatatttctgttgctccaaacttacttcaaacttacatctctctctcctcgtatgaatgtaacacatcataagaaagtgtttttaAGAGAGCGATAGAAGGGGAACTAGATTACTGTCGACTGTAGGCTGGTGAAAGGCTTTTATTCAaattatggagagaaaaaaacagtACATTGTTTATTCAATTctttcatctgccacaataatgtaatgtagaACAATTGTCTTCATTTGGGGGCTTTACTCAGCAATTATAGAAATACTATTGATATATGCAATtggtttaataaattaattggcatatcatgtaattcattcattaatttaaaaaaagctaatcgATTGACTGCCCAATTATTAATTAATCAtgttttgcatttgtgaataGTGTGAATTTGGTTATGCATTTGCTAATCGGATTTTCTAATTTTACTCATTTTGAGATCTTAGACTTAAGACATTTtagaatatatttttgtttaaggGAGCCAAATGGTTTGGTCACAAAACTCATTACTGCAGGACATATGAGGAATGTTGTAGTGTAACATTACATATTTGTATGaaactatttaatatttttaaatgattgacATCTAAAATTATGGAAAGATGGAGGATCCCAGAATGGCAACGTTACATCATCATTTCCAGAGAGGCCTGTGTGGCACCGCCTTCtctctaaaaaaataataaaaacatatgtaaatatttaagATAAATCAGTTAGCTGATTGAGTGTGGCATAGAGAGTTAAGTGgaacagacagagagagggatgtGGATAATTCTGTATATTTGTCTGTCCCTGTCTTGTAACTATATCTCTGTAGCTTCGATGGCCAATTCAGGTACCTGTCAGCTCCAGAGACACTTCAAGTTGAACAGCATGCACCAGGATGGAGAGCTTATCATAGGTGGTCTGTTTGAGGTTCAGTACCTCAAGGCATTCCCAGAGCTGAGCTTCAGAACAGAGCCAGAACTACCACACTGTGAGCAGTGAGTCTGGATCACACCAACTAAAAAGGCAACTTAAAAAAGAGAATAATTGTGGAACGGAGAGCTAGTtcgtgtttttatattttttttatgatctacatataaactgtcaCAACTGTACTCTAGACAACTAATAACATGTTAAGAGCTGAAATAATGTAATGGCATGTTACAGGACTAAAACAAAGactatactatatactgtatattatatataaaatattttgcataaaaaaagtaTTCAGTACATGTAAAAAGTACATTACAGGTCCAAATATGTTATCTTACATTGAGTTAGAAATTcagtttaatattattatttttaatgtttataatttttCTATTTGTTTCTATCACTTTGACTTAAGTTATTGACTGTAACCTCACTTATATTGTTTTTCCAGCTTCTACATGACAAGCTTCCAGCAGGCACAGACCATGGTTTTTGCCATAAATGAGATCAATAATAATCACAGCCTGCTGCCTAACATCACACTTGGTTACCAAATCTATGACAACTGTTTAAGGCTTGGAGTGGCATTCAGGGCTGCAATAGATCTTATTAGTGGGACAGAAGAGTCCTTCTCCAACCTCAACTGCACTGGCCCACCCCCAGTGATTGGAATCATAGGAGATCCAGGTTCCACTAGTTCTATTGCAATTTCCAGTGTTCTTGGGCTGTTCAGAGTGCCTATGGTAAAGgataaaatagatttttgttgttgttgttttttgtaataaaaaacaacaacagctttctaaATCATTGTTTAGGAAACTTAATTCTGTCTAAACAGGCAGAGTAAAGAAAGCAGTTACTTCATGAGCAAAGGCTTGCTTCCCTTTTTCCCCTGTTATCCCCCACCACCCTTTTTCTGTCTAATTTGCTTTTGTTGTTTTCAATTAGATTAGCTACTACTGTATGTCACTTTAATTTTTAGTCGCATCAGTTTTCAATCATAAAAGCAGAACATTGTGTACAAATATTCAAAATCTTCATAAAATTCTCATCTGTTTGTTTGTGAACAGTTGCTACATTGTAGCACTTACAGCAAATTGGTTGcccatctatctctctctgtctatcctcTTTCTCTCCTCATTAGGTTAGTTACTATGCCACCTGCTCATGTTTGAGTGCCAGGAAAAAGTATCCCTCTTTCTTCAGAACTATCCCCAGTGATGCCTTCCAGGTGCGGGCTATGGTTCAAATTCTGAGGCAATTTGGATGGACCTGGGTTGGCCTGCTCTACAGTGATGATGACTATGGCATTTATGCCGCTCAGTCCTTTTATCAGGATGTGCAGCTGTTTGGAGGGTGTGTGGCCTTCTCTGAGATACTGCCCAATGATAACAATGGGAAGGAAATACAGCGCATAGTGGAAGTCATTCAGGGCTCCACAGCTAAAGTGGTGGTTGTATTTTCCACCTCAAGTTATTTGTTGCCTGTGGTTGATGAAATGCTGTTGAAAAATGTGACAGGAAGACAATGGATTGCTAGCGAGGCTTGGGCTACTTCTCCTGTGCTTCTCAACCCACGGCTTAAGCCTGTCCTGGGGGGCACACTAGGTATTGCCATAAGACGAGGAGAGATTCAGGGACTTGGTGACTTTCTGCTACGCCTTCGTCCCGGCAACAATTCACAAAACAGCATGGTGAGAATATTCTGGGAGAACATGTTTGGTTGCAAGTTTGAAACTGAAggcagagagggagaaaaaatATGTACAGGGCAAGAGGATCTGAGCAGCACAGACACAGCTTACACTGATATATCAGAGCTGAGGGCCTCCTATAATGTGTATAAGGCAGTATATGCCCTGGCACATGCCCTCCATGATCTGATGAAGTGTGAGGATGGGAGAGGGCCATTCAGTGGGAACAGCTGTGCCAACATAAACAACCTCCAGCCATGGCAGGTAAGACAAGTGGGTTAAAGAGCAAATTCTTTCCAATTACACTGAAGATCTTAAGGGATGCATACTGTATAACATCCTTCCTTCCTGTTACCTGTGCAGGTAGTCCATTACCTACAGAAAGTAAACTTCACCACAGGATTTGGGGATCATGTGTCATTTGATAAGAATGGCGATGCCCTAGCCATCTATGATGTGATGAACTGGCAGACGAGCGCGGACGGGTCAATTATTATCCGTACAGTTGGTGTGGTTAATGAAGGGGCTGCAGGAGGGAGGGTGCTCACACTGGATGCGGATGCATTATACTGGAACTTTGAGACAAATAATGTAATTAACTTTCATGTTAAATTTTATGTTAATGACACACTTTTTGCAGAtgccaatttaaaaatgtatttaaataaccCAGTAAACCCAGTTTGATACcctgtatcatatatatatatatatatatatatatatatatatatatatatatatatatatatatatatatatatatatatatatatatatatagtgtattctCTGGATGTGTATTATGAGACACACATAACTGCTTTCATGAATGATAACAGTTTATGTATCCATCAGCCCCCGCGGTCTGTGTGTAGTGAAAGCTGCCCTCCAGGCACC
Coding sequences within:
- the LOC127661894 gene encoding extracellular calcium-sensing receptor-like — translated: MANSGTCQLQRHFKLNSMHQDGELIIGGLFEVQYLKAFPELSFRTEPELPHCEHFYMTSFQQAQTMVFAINEINNNHSLLPNITLGYQIYDNCLRLGVAFRAAIDLISGTEESFSNLNCTGPPPVIGIIGDPGSTSSIAISSVLGLFRVPMVSYYATCSCLSARKKYPSFFRTIPSDAFQVRAMVQILRQFGWTWVGLLYSDDDYGIYAAQSFYQDVQLFGGCVAFSEILPNDNNGKEIQRIVEVIQGSTAKVVVVFSTSSYLLPVVDEMLLKNVTGRQWIASEAWATSPVLLNPRLKPVLGGTLGIAIRRGEIQGLGDFLLRLRPGNNSQNSMVRIFWENMFGCKFETEGREGEKICTGQEDLSSTDTAYTDISELRASYNVYKAVYALAHALHDLMKCEDGRGPFSGNSCANINNLQPWQVVHYLQKVNFTTGFGDHVSFDKNGDALAIYDVMNWQTSADGSIIIRTVGVVNEGAAGGRVLTLDADALYWNFETNNPPRSVCSESCPPGTRRATRKGLPVCCFDCLPCADGEISNITDSTECIACQDEFWSNPEKNKCIPKEVEFLSYEDPLGISLTTASLLGTCFCALVTIVFAHHRKTPVVRSNNSELSFLLLLSLKLCFLCVLLYIGQPQLWMCQLRHAMFGISFVLCISSILVKTMVVIAVFKSSQPEGKATIKWFGAAQQRGTVLALTALQVVICAVWLSTASPTPHKNSQYIRSKIVYECAIGSVAGFSMLLGYIGLLAAVSFLLAFMARNLPDNFNEAKFITFSMLIFCAVWIAFVPAYVSSPGKYSVAVEIFAILASSFGLLVAIFAPKCYIIVLHPERNTKKAIMGRASQKK